The stretch of DNA CTAACCGGCTGATTGAGGTACACAACAAGATGTTTAGTTTTATTGCCCGCCGATTGGGGTTATTGATCCCCACGTTTTTCGGCATCACCTTGCTGACCTTCGCGTTGATTCGCATGATCCCTGGCGACCCCGTCGAAGTCATGATGGGCGAACGACGAGTCGACCCCGAGATGCACGCTCAGGCAATGGAACGCCTTGGTCTGAATAAACCGCTCTACGCGCAATACCTGGATTATGTCGGCAAGCTCGCCCACGGCGACCTCGGCGAATCCCTGCGCACCCGTACCAGCGTGTGGACTGAATTCACCGCCCTTTTCCCTGCGACCCTGGAACTGTCCATGGCCGCCCTGTTGTTCGCCGGCATCCTGGGGCTGTTAGCCGGGGTGATCGCGGCCTTGAAGCGAGGATCCCTGTTCGACCATGGGGTGATGGGCATCTCCCTGGCGGGATATTCGATGCCGATCTTCTGGTGGGGCCTGATCCTGATCATGTTCTTCTCCGTCAGCCTGGGCTGGACGCCAGTCTCCGGACGGATCGACCTGCTCTACGACATCGAGCCGCGCACCGGCTTCATGCTGATCGACACCCTGCTGGCCGACGAGCCGGACGCATTCTGGGACGCGCTGCACCACCTGATCCTGCCGGCCATCGTGCTCGGCACCATCCCGCTGGCTGTTATCGCGCGGATGACCCGTTCGTCGATGCTCGAAGTACTGCGCGAAGACTACATCCGCACCGCCAAGGCCAAGGGCCTGTCGCCGGCGCGCGTGGTGTTCGTCCACGGCCTGCGTAACGCCTTGATCCCGGTACTCACCGTGGTCGGCCTGCAAGTCGGCACATTGCTGGCGGGTGCGGTCCTGACCGAAACCATCTTCTCGTGGCCCGGCATCGGTAAATGGCTGATCGAAGCCATTGGCGCACGGGATTATCCCGTGGTGCAAAACGGCATCCTGTTAATCGCCTGCCTGGTGATTCTGGTGAACTTCGTGGTGGATATCCTCTACGGCTTCGCTAACCCACGCATCCGTCACCAGCGCTGAGATCATGACCATGACCACACCTACTCCCGCGGTAGCAGTCGATCAAAGCCTGCTGTACCCGTCCCCGTACAAAGAATTCTGGCAAGCCTTTTCCAAGAACAAGGGCGCCGTTGCCGGCCTGCTGTTCATGTTGCTGGTGGTGTTTTGCGCGCTGTTCGCCCCTTGGGTGGCCCCGCATAACCCGAGCGAGCAATACCGTGACTTCCTGCTGACCCCTCCGGCCTGGCTGGAAGGTGGGCAGATCCAGTTCCTGCTGGGCACCGATGAACTGGGCCGTGACCTGCTGTCGCGCCTGATCCAGGGTTCGCGCCTGTCGCTGTTGATCGGCTTGTCGTCGGTGGTGATGTCGCTAATCCCGGGGATCCTGCTGGGCCTGTTCGCCGGTTTCTTCCCGCGCCTGCTCGGCCCGACCATCATGCGCCTGATGGACATTATGCTGGCCCTGCCGTCGCTGCTGCTGGCTGTGGCGATTGTCGCGATCCTCGGCCCTGGCCTGATCAACACCGTGATTGCGATCGCGATCGTGTCGCTGCCGTCCTATGTCCGTCTGACCCGCGCTGCGGTGATGGGCGAACTGAACCGTGACTACGTGACTGCCGCCCGCCTCGCCGGCGCCGGCCTGCCGCGCCTGATGTTCGTCACCGTGCTGCCGAACTGCATGGCGCCGCTGATCGTTCAGGCCACCCTGAGTTTCTCCTCGGCGATTCTCGATGCTGCCGCCCTGGGCTTCCTGGGCCTTGGCGTACAACCGCCAACCCCTGAGTGGGGCACCATGCTGGCCTCGGCCCGCGACTATATCGAACGCGCCTGGTGGGTCGTGAGCCTGCCTGGCTTGACCATTTTGCTCAGCGTGCTGGCAATCAACCTGATGGGCGACGGCCTGCGCGATGCGCTGGACCCGAAACTCAAGAACGCCGCCTGAGGAGATTCCCATGTCACTGCTAGAAATCAAGAATCTCAATGTCCGCTTCGGCGACAAGACCGCCGTGCCGGTGGTCGATGGCCTCGACATCTCCGTCGACAAAGGTGAAGTACTGGCGATCGTTGGCGAGTCGGGTTCGGGTAAATCCGTGACCATGATGGCGCTGATGGGCCTGATCGAGCACCCCGGTATCGTCACCGCCGACGCCCTGAACTTCGACGGCAAGGACATGCTCAAGCTGAGCAACCGCCAGCGTCGGCAGATCGTCGGCAAAGACCTGGCGATGGTGTTCCAGGACCCGATGACCGCCCTGAACCCCAGCTACACCGTGGGTTTCCAGATCGAAGAAGTGCTGCGCCTGCATTTGAAAATGTCCGGCAAGCAAGCGCGCAAGCGTGCCATCGAACTGCTCGAAAAGGTGGAAATCCCGGGCGCAGCCAGCCGTATGGATGCCTACCCGCACCAGTTGTCCGGTGGTATGAGCCAGCGTGTGGCCATCGCCATGGCGATTGCCGGCGAGCCGAAACTGCTGATCGCCGATGAACCGACCACCGCCCTCGACGTAACCATCCAGGCCCAGATCATGGACCTGCTGCTGGCCTTGCAGAAAGAGCAGAACATGGGCCTGGTGCTGATCACCCACGACCTCGCGGTAGTGGCTGAAACCGCCCAGCGCGTGTGCGTGATGTATGCCGGCCAGGCCGTGGAAGTCGGCCAGGTGCCTCAGTTGTTCGACATCCCGGCGCACCCGTACAGCGAAGCGTTGCTCAAGGCGATCCCCGAGCACAGCCTCGGCGCCACGCGCCTGGCCACGCTGCCGGGTATCGTTCCCGGCCGTTATGACCGCCCGCAGGGTTGCCTGCTGTCGCCGCGGTGCCCGTATGTGCAGGAGTCCTGCCGCGCCCAACGCCCGGGCCTTGACCCGAAAAGCAACAGCCTTGCCCGCTGCTTCTACCCGCTGAATCAGGAGGTGGCGTAATGGCCGTCGTACTTACCGCCCGCGACCTGACCCGTCACTACGAAGTGTCCCGTGGCCTGTTCAAGGGCCATGCCCTGGTGCGCGCACTCAACGGTGTGTCGTTCGAACTGGAAGCCGGCAAGACCCTCGCGGTCGTAGGCGAGTCCGGTTGCGGCAAATCCACCCTGGCCCGCGCCCTGACCCTGATTGAAGAGCCGTCTTCCGGCTCGCTGAAAATCGCCGGGCAAGAAGTCGCCGGTGCCGACAAGGCCCAGCGCAAGCAACTGCGCAAAGACGTGCAGATGGTGTTCCAGAGCCCTTACGCCTCGCTGAACCCGCGCCAGAAGGTCGGCGACCAACTGGGCGAGCCGCTGCTGATCAACACCAACCTGTCTGCCGCCGAGCGCCGGGAAAAGGTCCAGGCGATGATGAAGCAAGTGGGCCTGCGCCCTGAGCATTATCAGCGCTACCCGCACATGTTCTCCGGCGGCCAGCGCCAGCGGATCGCACTGGCGCGGGCGATGATGCTGCAACCCAAGGTGCTGGTAGCGGACGAACCGACCTCGGCCCTCGACGTATCGATCCAGGCCCAGGTGCTGAACCTGTTCATGGACCTGCAGCAGGAATTCAACACCGCCTACGTGTTCATCTCCCACAACCTCGCGGTGGTGCAGCACGTCGCCGACGACGTAATGGTGATGTACCTCGGCCGCCCGGTGGAAGTCGGTCCAAAGGAAGACATCTACGCACGCCCGCTGCACCCGTACACCCAGGCGTTGCTGTCGGCGACCCCGACCATTCATCCGGACCCGAACAAACCGAAGATCAAAATCGTCGGCGAGTTGCCCAACCCGTTGAACCCGCCATCCGGCTGCGCCTTCCACAAGCGCTGCCCGTACGCGACCCAGCTGTGCAGCACCGATGAACCGGTGCTGCGACCTCTGGACAACCGTCAGGTGGCTTGCCACTACGCGGAGCAATTTGTGGTCTGACGTGCAAAAAAATGCTCTGGAGGGTGAGTCCAGAGCATTCCAGTGTTCTACAGCCCTGCTTGTCGGATAGCGCATCTGTTCGGCAAGCGGGGCTTTCTTTTGCCTGCGTTACTTATGTATCGCTGTCGCCATCGTTGTAGGTGTCGCTGTCTTCGCCATCATTGTCCGGGTTCTCGGCATCGTCATCGTCCTTGGAACCGCCCTGGTTTTCGTCACCGGGCTCGGATTCACTCTTGGCCAACTGCAAGCCACCCGCCTGCACCGTCTTCGCCGCCACAAACCCCGTGCCATGGCTTTGCACAGCCGTATTGGCCCACGCGGCAGACATGCCCAATGACATCATCACCAGCACTTTGAGCAACAGCACCACACGTTGAAAGATACTCATGGTCGAATTCCGCCCAGTCAGGAGTTGAACTGCGTACGACAGCTGTCCGCCGTCGCCTTGCTTCAAACTAGTCCCGAACTGAAGTTTTCGCCAATGAAACAACCTGAATAGCAGCCAAAGAAAAAGGCGAAGCCATCACAGCTTCGCCCTCTCTTATATCGCTAACCCTTAGTGATGCTCACGGGTCGCGCGGAATTTCACATCCGGCCAGCGCTCTTCCATCAGCGCCAGGTTGACCCGGGTTGGGGCCAGGTAGGTCAGGTGACCACCGCCGTCGATCGCCAGGTTTTCCACGGCCTTGATCTTGAACTCTTCCAGCTTCTTCTTATCGCTGCAGTCGATCCAGCGCGCGGAGTACACGGTGATCGGCTCATAGGAGCATTCCACCTTGTATTCCTCTTTCAGGCGACTGGCCACTACATCGAACTGCAGCACACCGACGGCGCCGAGGATGATGTCGTTGCTGCGCTCCGGGAAGAACACCTGGGTGGCACCCTCTTCCGCCAACTGCTGCAAACCTTGGCGCAGTTGCTTGGATTTCAGCGGGTCACGCAGGCGTACGCGGCGGAACAGTTCCGGGGCGAAGTGCGGGATACCGGTGAAGCCCAGCACTTCGCCTTCGGTGAAGGTGTCACCGATCTGGATGGTGCCGTGGTTGTGCAAGCCGATGATATCGCCGGCATACGCTTCTTCCAGTTGCTCACGCTCGGAGGAGAAAAAGGTCAGGGCGTCGCCGATGCGCACGTCCTTGCCGGTACGCACGTGGCGCATCTTCATGCCTTTTTCGTATTTGCCGGAGCAGATACGCATGAAGGCGATACGGTCGCGGTGCTTGGGGTCCATGTTCGCCTGGATCTTGAACACGAAGCCGGCGAATTTCTCTTCCACAGGCTCCACGGTACGCTCGTTGGCAACCCGGGCCAGCGGCTTGGGGGCCCAATTGACCACGGCATCCAGCACGTGGTCGACACCGAAGTTGCCCAGGGCGGTACCGAAGAACACCGGCGTCAGCTGGCCGTCGAGGAATTCCTGCTGGTTGAACTCGTGGCAGGCGCCCTGCACCAGTTCCAGCTGGTCGACAAACCGGTCGTACTCGTCACCCAGGTGGGCGCGGGCTTCGTCGGAGTCGAGCTTCTCGATGATTTTCACATCGGTACGTTCGTGGCCGTGGCCAGCGGTGTACACAATGATGTAGTCGTCGGCCAGGTGGTACACGCCCTTGAAGTCGCGGTAGCAACCAATCGGCCAGGTGATCGGCGCGGCCTTGATCTTCAGGACGGCTTCGATTTCGTCCAGCAGTTCGATCGGGTCGCGGATGTCACGGTCGAGTTTGTTGATAAAGCTGACAATCGGCGTGTCCCGCAGGCGGCACACGTCCATCAGCGCGATGGTGCGCGGCTCGACGCCTTTACCGCCGTCGAGGACCATCAGTGCCGAGTCCACCGCCGTCAGGGTGCGGTAGGTGTCTTCGGAGAAGTCTTCGTGGCCCGGGGTGTCGAGGAGGTTGATCATGTGATCGCGATACGGGAACTGCATGACCGACGTGGTAATGGAAATACCGCGCTGTTTTTCCATTTCCATCCAGTCGGAGGTGGCATGGCGGTCGGATTTACGGGATTTCACCGTGCCGGCCACCGCGATCGCCTTGCCCATCAGCAACAGCTTTTCGGTGATGGTGGTTTTACCGGCATCGGGGTGGGAAATAATGGCGAAAGTGCGGCGTTTCGCGACTTCGGCGGCCTGGTGGGTCATGGGAAATCGCCTGGCAGGTGAGTCAAAAAAGGGCGGCGAGTATAGCGCAAACCCGGGGTGACGGACCACCGTTCACCCCATTGGGGGTGGCTAATTGCTGCCAAGTATGGAACCTTTTAAAAGGTAGAGACGTCCACTCCCCTGTTATCGCACTCGTAACAGGGGCTGAAAAATCAGCAAGTTAGCCTGACGAGGCTGCGCTCATGGCTCGACCGCATACCGCGTTGCCGGTAGGGGCGAGCTGCTATTCGCGACCACATTCGCCGACAGCCAGGAATGGCATTGCCGCTCGGAAATGTGTTCGCCGACAAAAGAAAAAAGGAGTCCGCCTGTGGCTATTCGCTATGGCAAAGGGCTGATAGGAGGAGCGGTTGTCGTCGCTCTCCTGGCCCTGCTGGTCCACTGGATCGGCATCAACACGATCGAACTGTACCGCGACGATTTGTTGTTTTACCTGCAAGCTCACTTGATCCTCGTCCTTGTTTCGATGCTGGCCGCCCTGATCGTAGGGATTCCCGCCGGTATCCTGCTGAGCCGACCCAACATGGTCGGGCGCGCAGAACGCTTCATGCAGATCTTCAACATCGGCAATACCGTCCCTCCCCTGGCCGTACTGGCCATCGCCCTCGGTGTCCTTGGCATCGGCAGCGGCCCCGCGATCTTCGCGCTGTTCCTCGCCTCGTTGCTGCCCATCGTGCGCAACACCTATGAAGGCCTGAAAAACGTTCAAGGTTCCCTGAAAGAAGCCGCCGTCGGCATCGGCATGACGCCGCGCCAGGTGCTGTTTCGCGTGGAATTGCCCAACGCCGTGCCGATCATCATCGGTGGTGTACGCGTGGCCCTGGCGATCAACGTCGGTACCGCGCCCCTGGCGTTCCTGATTGGCGCCAACAGCCTGGGCAGCCTGATCTTCCCCGGCATCGCCCTGAACAATCAGCCGCAACTGCTGCTCGGCGCCGCATGCACCGCGCTGCTGGCCTTGCTGCTCGACGGTCTGGTGACCATGGCCAGCCGCCTTTGGCTGGAACGCGGGTTGCGTCCGTCTTAAGGCTTTGGCCCCGTCTTGGGCCTGAAACAGGAATTCACATGAAAAAACTGACATTGATATTGAGCTGCGTCCTGCTGTTCGCAGGGTTTGCGCAAGCCGCTGAAAAACCGGTCATCCGCATCGGTGCCCGGGTGTTCACTGAACAGACCCTGCTCGCCGAAATCACCTCCCAGTACCTGCGCACCAAGGGTTACGACACCCGTGTGACCGGCGGCCTGGGCAGCAACCTGGCACGCAGTGCCCAGGAAAGCGGGCAACTGGACCTGATCTGGGAATACACCGGCGTGTCGCTGGTGGCCTACAACCACGTCGACGAGAAGCTCGACAGCGAACAGTCCTACGCCCGAGTGAAAGAACTCGACGCGAAAAAAGGCCTGGTCTGGCTCTCCCCGTCGAAATTCAGCAACACCTACGCCCTGGCCCTGCCAGAGAACGTGGCCAAGGAATTCCCGCAGATCAACAGCATCAGCGACCTGACCGCGGCACTGGCCGAGAAAACCAAGGAAAACCGCCTGGTGGCCCTGGACACCGAGTTCGCCAACCGTTCCGACGGCATGGCCGGCATGGTCAAGCTGTACGACATGAACCTGACCCGCAAGAACACCCGGCAGATGGACGCCGGCCTGGTGTACACCGCGCTGCGTAATGGCCAGGTGTTTGCCGGCTTGGTCTACACCACCGACGGTCGCCTGAACGCCTTCAAATTGAAGCTGCTGGAAGACGACAAGCACTACTTCCCGGACTACACCGCCGCGCCGGTGGTGCGTCAGGTTTACCTCGATGCCCATCCGCAACTGGCCGCTGATCTCAAGCCACTGGCTGCGCTGTTCGACGACGAAACCATGCGCCAGCTGAACGCGCGGGTCGACGTCGACCACGAAAGCCCGTCCGCCGTGGCCGCAGATTTCCTGCGCCAGCATCCGATCAACTAAGAGGAGAAGACATGGAATTCCTGAACGCCTTTTCCCATCTTGATTGGGCCCAAGTCCTGCACCTGACCTGGCAGCACATCACCCTGGTCGGCATTGCAGTGATCCTCGCAATCGTCGTCGGCGTGCCCCTGGGCGTGCTGATGACCCGCTTCCCGACGCTCGCCGGCCCATTGCAAGCCAGTGCCACGGTGTTGCTGACCGTGCCGTCGATTGCGCTGTTCGGCCTGCTGCTGCCGTTCTACTCCAAGTTCGGCCAGGGCCTGGGGCCAATGCCGGCGATCACCGCCGTGTTCCTCTATTCCCTGTTGCCCATCATGCGTAACACCTACCTCGCCCTCACCGGCGTTGAGCCAGGCATTCGCGAGGCCGCCAAAGGCATCGGCATGACCTTCGGCCAGCGCTTGCGCATGGTCGAGCTGCCGATTGCCGTACCGGTGATCCTCGCCGGTGTGCGCACCGCCGTCGTCATGAACATTGGTGTGATGACCATCGCCGCCACCATCGGCGCCGGTGGCCTGGGTGTACTTATTCTGGCTTCCATCAGCCGCAGCGACATGTCGATGCTGATCGTTGGCGCCGTGCTGGTCAGTCTCCTGGCCATCTTCGCCGACCTGCTTCTGCAATGGCTGCAACGCACGCTGACTCCAAAAGGACTGCTCAAATGATCGAACTTCAAAACCTGACCAAGACCTTCCAAAGCAACGGCAAGACCATCACCGCCGTTGATTCCGTAAGCCTGACCGTCAACGAAGGCGAAATTTGCGTATTCCTCGGCCCCTCGGGCTGCGGCAAGAGCACCACGCTGAAGATGATCAACCGCCTGATCAAGCCGACCTCCGGCAAGATCCTGATCAACGGCGAAGACACCACCGACCTCGACGAAGTGACCCTGCGTCGCAACATCGGCTACGTGATCCAGCAGATCGGTCTGTTCCCGAACATGACCATCGAAGAGAACATCGTGGTGGTGCCCAAGCTGCTGGGCTGGGACAAGCAGAAATGCCACGACCGCGCCCGCGAGTTGATGAGCATGATCAAGCTCGAACCCAAGCAGTACCTGCATCGCTACCCGCGTGAACTGTCCGGCGGCCAGCAACAGCGGATCGGCGTGATCCGCGCCCTGGCGGCGGATGCACCGTTGCTGCTGATGGATGAGCCGTTCGGCGCGGTCGACCCGATCAACCGCGAGATGATCCAGAACGAGTTTTTCGAGATGCAGCGCGCGCTGAACAAGACCGTGATCATGGTCAGCCACGACATCGACGAAGCCATCAAGCTGGGTGACAAGATCGCGATCTTCCGCGCCGGCAAGCTGCTGCAGATCGACCACCCGGACACCCTGCTGGCCCACCCTGCCGACGAATTCGTCAGCAACTTCGTTGGCCAGGACAGCACCCTCAAGCGCCTGCTGCTGGTGAAGGCTGAAGATGCGGCGGACAACGCGCCGTCGGTCAGCCCGGAAACCCCGGTGGCGGATGCCCTGGAGCAGATGGATGAGTTGGACCGTCGCTACGTGGTGGTCACCGATGCCGAGAACAAGGCCCTGGGTTATGTGCGACGTCGCGACCTGCATCGTCAGACCGGTACCTGCGGCCAGTACCTGCGGGAATTCAACGCCACGGCGGCGTATGACGAGCATTTGCGCATCCTGCTGTCGCGGATGTACGAGTTCAACCGCTCGTGGTTGCCGGTGATGGATGCGGAGCGGGTGTTCCTCGGGGAAGTGACCCAGGAGTCGATTGCCGAGTACCTGAGTTCCGGTAAGTCCCGTGGGGGCAAGACCAGCATTGTGTCGCCTGCCGAGACAGCACTGGCCTGACCTGACACACAGCGGTCAAAATGTGGGAGCGGGCTTGCTCGCGAAGGCGGAGTGTCAGTCACCGGATGCATTGGCTGATACACCGCATTCGCGAGCAAGCCCGCTCCCACATTGGATCTTCACTGTACCCGCAACACCTCAAATTGCCCCTACCGGGGAACATCAATCCGTCATACCGGTCGGTTACATAAGTAGCTGCACACGGCCGCACGACGAACG from Pseudomonas sp. NC02 encodes:
- a CDS encoding peptide chain release factor 3, with translation MTHQAAEVAKRRTFAIISHPDAGKTTITEKLLLMGKAIAVAGTVKSRKSDRHATSDWMEMEKQRGISITTSVMQFPYRDHMINLLDTPGHEDFSEDTYRTLTAVDSALMVLDGGKGVEPRTIALMDVCRLRDTPIVSFINKLDRDIRDPIELLDEIEAVLKIKAAPITWPIGCYRDFKGVYHLADDYIIVYTAGHGHERTDVKIIEKLDSDEARAHLGDEYDRFVDQLELVQGACHEFNQQEFLDGQLTPVFFGTALGNFGVDHVLDAVVNWAPKPLARVANERTVEPVEEKFAGFVFKIQANMDPKHRDRIAFMRICSGKYEKGMKMRHVRTGKDVRIGDALTFFSSEREQLEEAYAGDIIGLHNHGTIQIGDTFTEGEVLGFTGIPHFAPELFRRVRLRDPLKSKQLRQGLQQLAEEGATQVFFPERSNDIILGAVGVLQFDVVASRLKEEYKVECSYEPITVYSARWIDCSDKKKLEEFKIKAVENLAIDGGGHLTYLAPTRVNLALMEERWPDVKFRATREHH
- a CDS encoding ABC transporter permease; this translates as MEFLNAFSHLDWAQVLHLTWQHITLVGIAVILAIVVGVPLGVLMTRFPTLAGPLQASATVLLTVPSIALFGLLLPFYSKFGQGLGPMPAITAVFLYSLLPIMRNTYLALTGVEPGIREAAKGIGMTFGQRLRMVELPIAVPVILAGVRTAVVMNIGVMTIAATIGAGGLGVLILASISRSDMSMLIVGAVLVSLLAIFADLLLQWLQRTLTPKGLLK
- a CDS encoding betaine/proline/choline family ABC transporter ATP-binding protein (Members of the family are the ATP-binding subunit of ABC transporters for substrates such as betaine, L-proline or other amino acids, choline, carnitine, etc. The substrate specificity is best determined from the substrate-binding subunit, rather than this subunit, as it interacts with the permease subunit and not with substrate directly.), producing the protein MIELQNLTKTFQSNGKTITAVDSVSLTVNEGEICVFLGPSGCGKSTTLKMINRLIKPTSGKILINGEDTTDLDEVTLRRNIGYVIQQIGLFPNMTIEENIVVVPKLLGWDKQKCHDRARELMSMIKLEPKQYLHRYPRELSGGQQQRIGVIRALAADAPLLLMDEPFGAVDPINREMIQNEFFEMQRALNKTVIMVSHDIDEAIKLGDKIAIFRAGKLLQIDHPDTLLAHPADEFVSNFVGQDSTLKRLLLVKAEDAADNAPSVSPETPVADALEQMDELDRRYVVVTDAENKALGYVRRRDLHRQTGTCGQYLREFNATAAYDEHLRILLSRMYEFNRSWLPVMDAERVFLGEVTQESIAEYLSSGKSRGGKTSIVSPAETALA
- a CDS encoding ABC transporter permease subunit; the protein is MTTPTPAVAVDQSLLYPSPYKEFWQAFSKNKGAVAGLLFMLLVVFCALFAPWVAPHNPSEQYRDFLLTPPAWLEGGQIQFLLGTDELGRDLLSRLIQGSRLSLLIGLSSVVMSLIPGILLGLFAGFFPRLLGPTIMRLMDIMLALPSLLLAVAIVAILGPGLINTVIAIAIVSLPSYVRLTRAAVMGELNRDYVTAARLAGAGLPRLMFVTVLPNCMAPLIVQATLSFSSAILDAAALGFLGLGVQPPTPEWGTMLASARDYIERAWWVVSLPGLTILLSVLAINLMGDGLRDALDPKLKNAA
- a CDS encoding ABC transporter permease, coding for MCSPTKEKRSPPVAIRYGKGLIGGAVVVALLALLVHWIGINTIELYRDDLLFYLQAHLILVLVSMLAALIVGIPAGILLSRPNMVGRAERFMQIFNIGNTVPPLAVLAIALGVLGIGSGPAIFALFLASLLPIVRNTYEGLKNVQGSLKEAAVGIGMTPRQVLFRVELPNAVPIIIGGVRVALAINVGTAPLAFLIGANSLGSLIFPGIALNNQPQLLLGAACTALLALLLDGLVTMASRLWLERGLRPS
- a CDS encoding glycine betaine ABC transporter substrate-binding protein; amino-acid sequence: MKKLTLILSCVLLFAGFAQAAEKPVIRIGARVFTEQTLLAEITSQYLRTKGYDTRVTGGLGSNLARSAQESGQLDLIWEYTGVSLVAYNHVDEKLDSEQSYARVKELDAKKGLVWLSPSKFSNTYALALPENVAKEFPQINSISDLTAALAEKTKENRLVALDTEFANRSDGMAGMVKLYDMNLTRKNTRQMDAGLVYTALRNGQVFAGLVYTTDGRLNAFKLKLLEDDKHYFPDYTAAPVVRQVYLDAHPQLAADLKPLAALFDDETMRQLNARVDVDHESPSAVAADFLRQHPIN
- a CDS encoding peptide ABC transporter ATP-binding protein, producing the protein MAVVLTARDLTRHYEVSRGLFKGHALVRALNGVSFELEAGKTLAVVGESGCGKSTLARALTLIEEPSSGSLKIAGQEVAGADKAQRKQLRKDVQMVFQSPYASLNPRQKVGDQLGEPLLINTNLSAAERREKVQAMMKQVGLRPEHYQRYPHMFSGGQRQRIALARAMMLQPKVLVADEPTSALDVSIQAQVLNLFMDLQQEFNTAYVFISHNLAVVQHVADDVMVMYLGRPVEVGPKEDIYARPLHPYTQALLSATPTIHPDPNKPKIKIVGELPNPLNPPSGCAFHKRCPYATQLCSTDEPVLRPLDNRQVACHYAEQFVV
- a CDS encoding ABC transporter ATP-binding protein; amino-acid sequence: MSLLEIKNLNVRFGDKTAVPVVDGLDISVDKGEVLAIVGESGSGKSVTMMALMGLIEHPGIVTADALNFDGKDMLKLSNRQRRQIVGKDLAMVFQDPMTALNPSYTVGFQIEEVLRLHLKMSGKQARKRAIELLEKVEIPGAASRMDAYPHQLSGGMSQRVAIAMAIAGEPKLLIADEPTTALDVTIQAQIMDLLLALQKEQNMGLVLITHDLAVVAETAQRVCVMYAGQAVEVGQVPQLFDIPAHPYSEALLKAIPEHSLGATRLATLPGIVPGRYDRPQGCLLSPRCPYVQESCRAQRPGLDPKSNSLARCFYPLNQEVA
- a CDS encoding ABC transporter permease subunit, giving the protein MFSFIARRLGLLIPTFFGITLLTFALIRMIPGDPVEVMMGERRVDPEMHAQAMERLGLNKPLYAQYLDYVGKLAHGDLGESLRTRTSVWTEFTALFPATLELSMAALLFAGILGLLAGVIAALKRGSLFDHGVMGISLAGYSMPIFWWGLILIMFFSVSLGWTPVSGRIDLLYDIEPRTGFMLIDTLLADEPDAFWDALHHLILPAIVLGTIPLAVIARMTRSSMLEVLREDYIRTAKAKGLSPARVVFVHGLRNALIPVLTVVGLQVGTLLAGAVLTETIFSWPGIGKWLIEAIGARDYPVVQNGILLIACLVILVNFVVDILYGFANPRIRHQR